The Drosophila sechellia strain sech25 chromosome 2R, ASM438219v1, whole genome shotgun sequence nucleotide sequence ttctgttctcttttctatatcgcgtctatcttctcgcgaatcgagccgtacgatacacgacagcgtcggtcggttgggcgggaggtttgggcgtgggacccgtgcgaaaaaaaaagctCTAAAAGTGACTAAAAGGTCACAGTTCACAGAACGTGCCCCTATTGTGGGCTTGTTGATTCGCGGAAATAAGAAAACATTTCGTAAATTGAAGAACTTCAAATATCGCTTTTCGTGCATGCTCACTCAAAGTCTACtcaccattaaaaaataaagtgcAACGCAGTTACACGAAAAAAAACACCTTAAACTTTTCATTCTAATCGTAATATTAGCaccaaaaaataatataaaataggGGTCAATTTAATAATGTGAATTTTTGGTCTTATTTCCCATTCTTTTCTTGTATATTTCctgtattttttattgtatctcatattttttatagtttttacgtatttattgaaaaaatatttataaaacgtTATTTTTACGACTTTTCACTgcattcattttaattttttatacgGTCTAGAATATTATAGTACTGGTattaaacaaacaataatTGTAGTAATTAACAACGTACTAATTACGACTAAGCAGTAATACAATAAATCAGCTGGAAGAAACGAATCAAAGGTTACATAAAATGTTAATGGTCTTTTAGTCCTGGCTGTTATCTTCATCACTGTTTGTACGCCGTTTTAAGCCTTAAAACTAATTGTTATTGTACGTGGTTTGGTACGAGAGTTGTTTGACCATTTAGTAGCTATCGACAGCCGCTTTTTCGATTTGTGCATCTAGTTGCTCCTCCGCATTAGCTTTGCGTCGGTTAATCCATGGCATAAAACTCCAAAGGCTAGCTCCAGCCAGCAGCGTTAAGCCGAGGGCGTGGAAGAGAGGATTATAATCATTAACCGCCTCGAACCAGTAGTTACATAATGGCGGCCCAACCAACTGCAACAAGCCATTAACGAAAAGGCTGATGCCATACGATGATGTCAAGCGTTCCGTTCCAAGCATGTCTGCCATGATTACTGCAGTTATTCCGACGTAAATACCAGAAGCTAACCCAAAGAGTGCACACCAAAAACATACTGAGCTGTATGTCCATGCAAAAGGCAGAAGGGCAAGAGAAAGTCCCGATATGGACAAGCCACCAACAAAGTACCAGGTCTTAGGTATGTACCCCATGTCCGACAGTGCCGACCCGCCAATACGTCCGATTAGATCCGTGGCTGATACAACTGAAAGCAAATATGCAGATAATGATTTGTTAAAGCCCCTGGCTTCTCCAAAACTGGGCAGCAATATAATAAAGTTCGTGTAGCTTATGGCATTCGTCGAATTCGATATTAGTATGACCAAGTACATAGGGTCTTTTAAAAGGCTTAGATCAAAAAACTTCGATCGTTGCGGCTGTTGTGCCTGGCCTCGGGCGTCGACGTCGGGATAAGATCCATCTTGCCCGGTTGAGTCGCCTGCATGTCCCGTTCCACTACTCCCCATAGAGCGAAGGGACAAATGCGAGGAGAATTCTTTCGGTTGAAACGACAATGTGCTGCCATGATATGGTGTGCTGACGTACAAAAAACTGCTTGTTGAAGGCGAGAGCTTGGATAACCGTGACTTTGACGAATTTCGCAGAGTCAGTTTGTTGGAGCTTGATCGACCCTCTGGCACAGCGTACAATGAAGATTGCGAGTTAAGTTGGCCAGGCGTAAAAGTCTGATTTCTCTGGGGTAACCTCACCGGGGTACTGATCTTACGGGATCGAGACTGAAACTCGTCTCCGGACTTTGAATAGCTTTGGACAACAGCTGCGGATGCGCTACGCACAAACTGCAGCCTCTCATCGTCAGGTAAATACAGAGGAGAAGGAGGCGAATTATATGGTAATAATGGCTTGTCAGCCGGCTCATTTTTGGGAACCGGCTCGTCAACATTTTCGAACTTCATTACAATTCCAACATCCTCCTCTTCTGGAATATTTTCCAAAGCCTGGCGAGCACGAGGTACTCGTACCATATGTTGTTCAACAGGCTCATAGAAAAGAGCAGCGACAAATACGTTCAAAGTAATGCCACCCATAATTAGGCAGGAGCCGTGATAGCCATAGGTCTCTAGTAGCCAACGGAGAAGGGGCGGCAAAATAATGCTGCCTAAAGCACTACCGGAAATGCAGAGACCATTCGCTAATCCGCGTAGTTTCGCAAAATACGACGTCACAATGTAAACTGTGGGGGGGAAAGAGAGGCCAGCCCCAATTCCGACCAAAACGCCATAGCtataaaacaataatattaaTGTATTTTAAAACGTATCTACGACGCCTTATTTACCTGATATACAAGAACTCAATAGATGATGCCCAGAAGGAGAGTATCATACCCAGTGACGCAGATGCGCCACCAAGAAGGGTGACTGTACGATATGAGTACTTCACAGATAGAATGCTTGAAACCGGGCCTGCAAATAAGAAAACACATCTATAGACTATTTCAACTCAAATTTTCGGAATATTAGTACTATTGGCACTTACCCAATGAACTATAAAGAAAATAACACAGCGCTGGTATCCAGGCAGCCTTCGTGGGAGAAGAGTTGAATGCATCGGTGAACTCCGAAAATAGTACTCCAAAACTTTTTATTGTGCCAGGGATTAAAATGTTAGTCAAGCATGAGCCCAGCAAGACTAGCCAACCCCAACCGCCATCAGGTGGGACAAGGTCGTATTCTTTGTCatcttttttgtttattaaactCACTGTGTAATATTAGagggaaaaattaaataagttcGTATTTAGTAATATTACACATTTAATTTTGTCTTTTTCTTCGACAAATCGAAGATTATTATACCATAACAGTATCGTTAAACAATACAGCCAGTTTTACGCGGTTGGTGCGCGTTAGAGTGGGTGCGTCAAAAAGTTTCTAGAagtttacaagactaatattCAAAAGATAtcaaaacatattttaaaagtatGGCAAAAAAAACTTCAGCTGCTTCTATCTCTAGAATCTGTTTGCTTAATCTCGACGTTCATGCAGACGCCTGACAGACGGAtatgatcctgatcaagaatatacaAGTACACCGCATACACTCACAGTATTTTGTAGACTTGCGTCACAAAGCACCGCATCATTTTTGATGCGGTGTTTATTCGCTcttttcatttgtgcactccTTCTATGCGGTGCGATATATGAGcaacaaacatttttggttttgttggcgttttaaattaataagaaaacaTATATAcagtttatatttaaattttttttttttttttttttactttgctttttatttattgaatcttcttgtataagaactaacaataagtttaaaaatcttaactataacaagtattttttgaacagttgtattatttttccaactgttctatgattaaacggccctaataatttattcgctgggttggtaggtcctttcgccggagacgggaacggctgctgagctggattagacctcgcgctaggtggttggggtgcgtgtaaagcttgctatggtatttttccttaagttccgtgattgcgttggtaactgatgggatatttaagtctctttggatgttttcactccgaacgtaccacggtgccccagtgatggttctcaggatctttgattgtgctcgctgtatgatgtcaatattgctgttgctggcattgccccataactgtgagccataggtccagataggttttaatatagaattgtagagcaagaccttgtgatctcggctgagcggagaaccagagttgatgagccagtgtaagttgttggctttgagtttaagttttgtttttttggcttcaatgtgcctgcgccatgtgagtcttctgtcaaggtgtactcctaggtacgctacctcatctgctttcgggagtggtatgttgttcaacaagagcggaggacagtcttgtctgtttagcgtaaacgtcacttgcttgcatttttgctcgtttacttttattcgccagtcagagagccacttctcaatgtcgatgagttacagtgccaactgtgctgtagcttggataggggaccttgaacggctaaggatagctgtatcgtcggcaaatgtggatactgttaagcgactatttgtagggatgtcggctgtatagatgaggtataaggttggcccaagaacgctgccttgggggactccagcctcaattgtatgatcagtggaagtggcagtgttgcaccgcactgtaaactttctgtcatagaggtaagaccTTAGaattttgtgtgtgctttcgggtagggatgttttaattttaaacattaggccgtcgagccagactctgtcgaatgcttgggatacgtctaaaaatactgctgtgcagcattcgcgatattcaaatgcagttcttatttccgttgtaatacgattcacctgatcaatggttccatggctttcgcgaaatccaaattggtgggctgggattatattgtggtatatcagatgttgattaagtcggatcagcaggcatttttcgaatagtttcgaaatacatgagagtagacttattgttctgtaagatgaagcgactgtgtggttcttaccaggttttggaatcattatgataatcgacctcttccatcgttgtgggaagtaaccaagtttggtgatggcattaaagagcttggttatgtagcgaactgcagaatgtggcagctggatgatcatttccggtgttataaggtcgcagccgggggattttttcgggctgagattggctttgattattttagttacttctttaggacgaaacacaattggggtgtgttgctggtggcggtttacgggataggacggtagcgcaaatgtgctagtagcctggtttggcgtgaacacattttgtaggtgagcggcaaatgtggtggctctgtcttcatcactacgggcccaaccacctgaggaattccttatcggcaaaacggtttcagtcggtgggcgaagagttgagtgggctcgccacagtgacttttgttttgtgcctgttggtgtgagttgctctatgtatccgcgctgatcgtcgtcctcttcttgtttcagagcgttggccagtttccgtgtggctacttttagcttttgttttgcagttggggatctggaagattgccattctctgcgtaagcgtcgttttacgtggacgagttgctcgatttgtacgttggtcttttttgaattaattgtattatttgttattttgggtgttgcagtaagagctgctgcagtaaggatggattgcaatgcacacgtgcagctctctatatcagattcagtattaagttttgggcttagctcaatatgtgaacttatatattttttatacctgagccagtttgttttgtgagaagtcaatctgaatggtggtttcacgttttctgcgtgccggcggaggtgaattagtacaggcgagtgatcagatgacagatccggcagacattcagctctaaccaaactgcgggaaatatttttcgtaactgcgaagtcgatcaggtcaagcagcttattgaggtctgatggccagtatgtaggactcccgggggaaacatggtcaagtttattagtggcttttattatagtcttataaagctgttttccttttgggttctctcgatatgcttctcatgtaggaattgagctagctcaagtttgcgctgtgaaacgccattggcgttccacgtagctatgcgtaaggtagccattatttatttgattgttgggctacaagcatttgtatcaaaaggttttgattacgcatcatgtcttgaatggtggtcttcataaatgtcataaattccatcatgctctgttgtaaggcttgcatcatagcttcagtttttgtttcctgctgcgcagctgggttatagttttgttgtgtgtctaattttgtgtgcacttcatgtggagttcgggaattttgggttggaggcgtcatacctgattttaaaacgtttgcaaatgttgtgttgttagtgttggatgtaggccagggagcgaaactcgctgctttcgagaaaattacttcaggatttgtctctgatggtatcagcgtagctgttccttggtgtgcccgcgccgtgttcattcttttgtgaagacggattttcagctctttgtagattggacagcctctgtagtttgctgtgtgattgcccccacagttattgcattttttctcgcatgcattttttttgttagtttgacactgtttggagtcgtaaagatctccacagactacgcacaccgggcgaagtgtacaatacgacctcgtgtggtcatactcttggcagtttgtacattgtacaggagcgttacgtttgtgcggctcttctaccgtgatcctacggtgcagaaggagctggagtttgtaaattgggtgaacctcgttttttctaggaggcttgttttctggttcaagctcaatcttgaagagtggtttcggctgcctgtttctgtttttgatattgaa carries:
- the LOC6619116 gene encoding monocarboxylate transporter 13, which produces MHKEKIINSQNASKINQKDHKANGNTNEIRNKTVSLINKKDDKEYDLVPPDGGWGWLVLLGSCLTNILIPGTIKSFGVLFSEFTDAFNSSPTKAAWIPALCYFLYSSLGPVSSILSVKYSYRTVTLLGGASASLGMILSFWASSIEFLYISYGVLVGIGAGLSFPPTVYIVTSYFAKLRGLANGLCISGSALGSIILPPLLRWLLETYGYHGSCLIMGGITLNVFVAALFYEPVEQHMVRVPRARQALENIPEEEDVGIVMKFENVDEPVPKNEPADKPLLPYNSPPSPLYLPDDERLQFVRSASAAVVQSYSKSGDEFQSRSRKISTPVRLPQRNQTFTPGQLNSQSSLYAVPEGRSSSNKLTLRNSSKSRLSKLSPSTSSFLYVSTPYHGSTLSFQPKEFSSHLSLRSMGSSGTGHAGDSTGQDGSYPDVDARGQAQQPQRSKFFDLSLLKDPMYLVILISNSTNAISYTNFIILLPSFGEARGFNKSLSAYLLSVVSATDLIGRIGGSALSDMGYIPKTWYFVGGLSISGLSLALLPFAWTYSSVCFWCALFGLASGIYVGITAVIMADMLGTERLTSSYGISLFVNGLLQLVGPPLCNYWFEAVNDYNPLFHALGLTLLAGASLWSFMPWINRRKANAEEQLDAQIEKAAVDSY